In Euwallacea fornicatus isolate EFF26 chromosome 2, ASM4011564v1, whole genome shotgun sequence, one genomic interval encodes:
- the LOC136344939 gene encoding phospholipid-transporting ATPase ABCA3-like isoform X1: protein MHSLWAVLWKNWWIRKSHWFEFIVEIITPVFFFILVAYARSQITEVSKHETTNATYNDKYLVDYNYHGINLEETIFYYTPDEEYFSDIVHRLQEKLQIINNNIMPFKSKELLLKEYVKTEATAFIAIVFNSEPGSSKLDYTIRRYKRYFNWRTNKLYEDEFTFQPGKGSDYYWDGFLTLQTAIDMSFIEKEAEALDRNIPQVVLEVEEFPYPPYNSDTGFSTLFGCYLPLVTLFSFLFVCPAVLPRLVEEKYTGIKELMRIAGIKSWVRWSAWFIYSIIPTIVSVFLIVTLLKFDFFHVGYAPIEFSNFMILATFLILYCITITIKCFLLSTLFHKPCIAIMVGVVVWIFSYFIPKYIIDTTCNIPFSMHLCIMLLPNMALHYGFSAIAQYEIRELGVQWSNWHLPAGESSEEITMFQTCAMLVFDSIIYFFLTLYLDAIIPGKYGISQPKDFPLKFIKSCFTRRRNITENVELGEALIGKEKYAINLLDVSKKYGQRTVVNELNMTVNMNQITVLLGHNGAGKSTIMNIITGIIEKTEGRMYINNKEICKTSDITQSIGVCPQHNLFFWNLTVLQHLIFFAMVKGVSYTDAQSEINYLLKTLNLQDKKYECPLTLSGGMQRKLCLAMAVIGDPDILILDEPSSGMDPQSRREMWDLLLQWRKHKTILITTHFMEEADALADQVIIINEGRAKCSGTPMQLKLKYGCGATVTLLIEDNENVEATAKIIENSSGNLVLKRIDGNEIQFTIKEGSNVELFKHLEKYKEALKIVNISYRNTNLEDVFVNTISKTDQNDMSDKIKDFIKPTQNKTLWLILKSLFFKRWNFTCSQIVFYIFSVMMVLWMILICVVLGQNYENLNKGGQAINLSLRTYRNSTVFMHSNQREEHFQIRKYYDDIVKNDGSILVEHEDVLGAIIDEGIRNLPCYRRHRIAAAEFSNIGPSQPIEAVALYNNLAIHSAPISVNLITNTIAKHLLGQNYSIAISIHPLENIHSKTTNELSESRIGLLWLIIMPTGYLFLLGSFIYFPFMELSTKFARIQFMCGVSPGVYWIFMFTFDLILYLGIVLITLTPMILWSPFQNMKEIGSLYVILAFYGICGIPFSYLYSRKKTFSSAHAHFVINSLVSGILIGIIVFALRESGKNHLKKIGDVIWDIFIVISPQFGLTYCGFTFSMKVIRNYNFKVMSDIKRLSVCSSNNPPACCNEKTPECDLESNYLINLGPSMGLMGIGALIFLVLNIVMDCDAYSTPIKLWNHCRSYERSSDEEEALNNNKSHSLRVTNLSKRYGKIEVVKEIELTMSKGKCMGILGVNGAGKSTTFRMLTREEAKLKGTIKIDNINIDKNEYIEKLGYCPQNNALNMLLTGRQILTTIALLRGISDDTIVEYLIDIIGIKDIADSPCHQYSGGNKRKLSFAVAIIGFPEFNLLDEPTNGVDPLSRRTFWTFINYIKNKYNTSIILASHSMDECEALCNNINIMKKGEIVEKGSISELKNKAVGFNVKIKLKDCSDEKVEALKERIEEEFGIFDIIDEHLGLLHLLIKPKQKQWAHMFETFDRFKFEKDSLVEHYEISDASLEQIFLATANDGGEKKFRD from the exons ATG CATTCCCTATGGGCTGTCTTATGGAAAAACTGGTGGATAAGAAAGAGTCACTGGTTCGAGTTCATTGTCGAAATTATTACTCCGGTGTTCTTTTTTATCTTGGTTGCTTACGCAAGAAGTCAGATAACCGAAGTGAGCAAACACGAAACTACTAACGCGACATACAACGATAAGTACCTTGTAGACTACAATTACCATGGAATCAATTTGGAGGAAACCATATTCTACTACACTCCCGATGAAGAATACTTTTCAGATATTGTCCACAGACTACAAGAGAAACTCCAAATTATCAACAACA ATATCATGCCGTTTAAGAGTAAAGAATTATTACTGAAAGAATACGTTAAAACCGAAGCTACCGCTTTTATAGCGATAGTTTTCAACTCTGAGCCAGGATCGTCGAAACTAGATTACACCATCAGGCGCTATAAGAGGTATTTCAATTGGAGAACCAATAAACTCTACGAAGATGAATTCACTTTCCAACCTGGAAAAG GAAGCGACTACTACTGGGATGGCTTCCTAACTCTGCAGACAGCAATTGACATGTCTTTCATCGAAAAGGAAGCCGAGGCACTGGACAGAAACATTCCACAAGTGGTTCTTGAAGTCGAAGAATTTCCGTACCCTCCGTATAACTCCGATACAGGATTTTCGACCCTTTTTGGTTGCTATTTACCTCTAGTCACTTTATTTAGTTTCCTTTTTGTCTGCCCTGCTGTGCTTCCGCGACTAGTTGAGGAAAAATACACCGGAATTAAG GAATTAATGCGCATTGCGGGGATCAAATCATGGGTTCGATGGTCCGCCTGGTTCATCTACAGCATAATTCCAACGATCGTTTCTGTCTTCCTTATTGTTACATTGCTGAAATTCGACTTCTTCCACGTAGGCTATGCACCAatagaattttccaattttatgattttggcTACGTTTTTGATTCTGTACTGTATCACGATTACCATTAAGTGCTTTTTACTAAGTACTTTATTCCATAAAC CTTGTATAGCAATTATGGTAGGAGTAGTTGTGTGGATCTTCAGCTATTTTATACCTAAGTATATAATAGACACGACTTGCAACATTCCTTTCTCTATGCATTTATGCATTATGTTGTTGCCAAACATGGCGTTGCATTATGGATTTTCAGCAATTGCACAGTATGAGATTAGAG AACTAGGAGTGCAATGGTCAAATTGGCATCTACCAGCAGGCGAGTCATCTGAGGAAATTACCATGTTTCAAACCTGCGCAATGCTCGTCTTTGACTCCATAATCTACTTCTTCCTCACTTTGTACCTTGACGCTATAATACCTGGAAAATATGGTATTTCCCAGCCAAAAGATTTTCCtctaaaattcataaaatca TGTTTTACCAGAAGACGAAACATTACGGAAAACGTTGAGTTAGGAGAAGCACTTATCGGAAAGGAAAAATACGCTATTAATTTGCTTGACGTGTCCAAAAAATACGGACAAAGAACAGTGGTTAACGAATTGAATATGACTGTTAACATGAACCAAATCACCGTTCTGCTGGGCCATAATGGCGCTGGAAAATCCACAATAATGAACATTATTACTG GAATCATCGAAAAAACTGAAGGCCGGATGTACATTAACAACAAAGAAATCTGCAAGACTTCCGACATAACCCAATCCATTGGTGTTTGTCCGCAACATAACCTGTTTTTCTGGAACTTGACGGTGTTgcaacatttgatttttttcgctATG gtGAAAGGTGTTAGTTACACTGATGCACaatctgaaataaattatcttCTAAAAACCTTGAATTtgcaagataaaaaatatgagtGTCCGCTCACCCTCTCGGGGGGTATGCAAAGAAAACTCTGTCTGGCGATGGCTGTAATCGGTGATCCTGAC ATTTTAATTCTGGACGAACCGTCATCGGGAATGGATCCGCAATCACGCAGAGAAATGTGGGATTTGTTGCTTCAATGGCGAAAACACAAGACTATACTCATTACTACTCATTTCATGGAAGAAGCGGATGCTCTGGCCGACCAAGTCATCATAATTAACGAGGGTAGAGCGAAGTGTTCGGGAACACCCatgcaattaaaattgaagtatG GCTGTGGAGCAACTGTAACGTTACTGATAGAGGACAATGAAAACGTGGAAGCGACAGCGAAGATAATTGAGAATTCTTCTGGAAATTTAGTATTGAAAAGAATTGATGGAAACGAGATCCAATTCACGATTAAAGAAGGTAGCAATGTGGAATTATTTAAGCATTTGGAAAAATACAAAGAAGCACTGAAGATTGTCAACATATCCTATCGAAATACCAACCTGGAAGACGTCTTCGTAAA CACCATATCGAAAACTGATCAGAACGACATGAGTGATAAAATCAAAGATTTCATCAAGCCAACGCAGAACAAAACGCTATGGCTCATATTAAAATCCCTGTTCTTCAAAAGATGGAACTTCACTTGCTCCCAAATCgtcttttatatattttca GTCATGATGGTGCTTTGGATGATACTAATTTGTGTCGTCTTGGGCCAAAATTATGAGAACTTAAACAAAGGAGGACAGGCCATAAATCTGAGCCTTAGAACGTATAGAAATAGTACTGTGTTTATGCATTCAAATCAAAGGGAAGAACATTTCCAGATCCGAAAGTATTATGATGACATAGTCAAGAATGATGGGAGCATCCTTGTTGAGCACGAAGATGTATTGGGCG caATAATCGATGAAGGAATTCGCAATTTGCCTTGCTACCGACGTCATAGAATTGCAGCGGCAGAGTTCTCCAATATTGGACCCTCCCAGCCAATCGAAGCTGTAGCTTTGTACAACAACCTGGCCATTCACTCTGCCCCGATATCTGTTAACCTCATAACTAACACCATTGCGAAACACCTTTTAGGACAGAACTATTCCATAGCCATCAGTATCCATCCCTTAGAAAATATTCACTCCAAGACTACAAACGAGCTATCGGAGTCCAGAATAGGTCTCCTTTGGTTAATCATAATGCCCACCGGATACCTCTTCTTATTGGGTTCCTTCATCTACTTCCCCTTCATGGAATTGTCCACTAAATTCGCGCGAATTCAGTTTATGTGCGGAGTGTCTCCTGGAGTTTATTGGATTTTCATGTTCACGTTCGACTTGATTCTTTACTTGGGTATTGTCTTGATCACTCTGACACCTATGATCTTATGGAgcccttttcaaaatatgaaagagATTG GTTCGTTATACGTTATCTTGGCTTTTTATGGAATATGCGGAATCCCCTTTTCATATCTTTATAGCAGAAAGAAGACCTTCTCTAGTGCACATGCCCATTTCGTTATTAACAGCCTGGTTAGTGGTATCTTGATCGGTATCATTGTATTCGCTCTCAGAGAATCCGGCAagaaccatttaaaaaaaataggcgATGTGATATGGGATATTTTTATAGTCATATCACCACAGTTTGGCCTCACTTACTGTGGATTCACCTTTTCCATGAAAGTTATCCggaattacaattttaaagtaaTGAGTGACATCAAGCGTCTCAGCGTTTGCAGCAGCAACAACCCCCCCGCCTGTTGTAATGAAAAAACTCCTGAATGTGATCTagaaagtaattatttaatcaatttggGACCATCCATGGGCCTAATGGGGATTGGAGCATTAATCTTCCTTGTGTTGAATATTGTAATGGATTGCGACGCCTATAGCACTCCTATTAAATTGTGGAACCACTGTCGGAGCTACGAGAGATCTTCAGACGAAGAGGAAGCactaaacaataataaatctcACAGTTTGAGAGTGACGAATCTTTCCAAACGTTATGGCAAGATAGAGGTTGTCAAGGAAATCGAGCTCACCATGAGCAAAGGGAAATGTATGGGAATTTTAGGAGTAAATGGGGCGGGCAAATCGACCACCTTCCGAATGCTGACGAGGGAGGAAGCAAAACTCAAAGGAACAATCAAGATCGATAATATCAACATCGATAAAAATGAG tatattgaaaaattgggtTACTGTCCTCAAAACAACGCTCTGAACATGCTCCTCACGGGACGGCAAATCCTGACGACAATCGCCCTCCTAAGAGGAATCTCTGACGATACAATCGTCGAGTACTTGATCGATATAATTG GCATCAAAGATATCGCGGATTCGCCATGCCACCAATACAGCGGGGGCAACAAGCGGAAGCTTAGCTTCGCCGTGGCTATAATAGGCTTTCCTGAGTTCAACCTCTTGGACGAACCAACCAATGGAGTAGATCCACTTTCGAGAAGGACATTCTGGACCTtcattaattatattaaaaataaatataatacgTCAATCATCTTAGCATCGCATAGCATGGATGAATGCGAAGCGTTGTGCAATAA CATCAACATAATGAAGAAAGGAGAAATTGTAGAGAAAGGGTCAATAagcgaattgaaaaataaggcGGTTGGTTTTAATGTGAAGATAAAACTTAAAGACTGCTCTGACGAAAAAGTCGAAGCTCTTAAAGAGAGGATCGAAgaagaatttggaatttttgacATCATAGATGAACATTTG ggGCTATTGCACTTGCTCATTAAGCCTAAGCAGAAACAGTGGGCGCATATGTTCGAGACGTTCGATAGGTTTAAATTCGAAAAAGATTCTTTAGTGGAACACTATGAAATTAGTGATGCTTCACTAGAGCAAATTTTCTTGGCAACTGCCAATGATGGGGGCGAGAAAAAATTTCGCGATTAG
- the LOC136344939 gene encoding ATP-binding cassette sub-family A member 17-like isoform X2: MRIAGIKSWVRWSAWFIYSIIPTIVSVFLIVTLLKFDFFHVGYAPIEFSNFMILATFLILYCITITIKCFLLSTLFHKPCIAIMVGVVVWIFSYFIPKYIIDTTCNIPFSMHLCIMLLPNMALHYGFSAIAQYEIRELGVQWSNWHLPAGESSEEITMFQTCAMLVFDSIIYFFLTLYLDAIIPGKYGISQPKDFPLKFIKSCFTRRRNITENVELGEALIGKEKYAINLLDVSKKYGQRTVVNELNMTVNMNQITVLLGHNGAGKSTIMNIITGIIEKTEGRMYINNKEICKTSDITQSIGVCPQHNLFFWNLTVLQHLIFFAMVKGVSYTDAQSEINYLLKTLNLQDKKYECPLTLSGGMQRKLCLAMAVIGDPDILILDEPSSGMDPQSRREMWDLLLQWRKHKTILITTHFMEEADALADQVIIINEGRAKCSGTPMQLKLKYGCGATVTLLIEDNENVEATAKIIENSSGNLVLKRIDGNEIQFTIKEGSNVELFKHLEKYKEALKIVNISYRNTNLEDVFVNTISKTDQNDMSDKIKDFIKPTQNKTLWLILKSLFFKRWNFTCSQIVFYIFSVMMVLWMILICVVLGQNYENLNKGGQAINLSLRTYRNSTVFMHSNQREEHFQIRKYYDDIVKNDGSILVEHEDVLGAIIDEGIRNLPCYRRHRIAAAEFSNIGPSQPIEAVALYNNLAIHSAPISVNLITNTIAKHLLGQNYSIAISIHPLENIHSKTTNELSESRIGLLWLIIMPTGYLFLLGSFIYFPFMELSTKFARIQFMCGVSPGVYWIFMFTFDLILYLGIVLITLTPMILWSPFQNMKEIGSLYVILAFYGICGIPFSYLYSRKKTFSSAHAHFVINSLVSGILIGIIVFALRESGKNHLKKIGDVIWDIFIVISPQFGLTYCGFTFSMKVIRNYNFKVMSDIKRLSVCSSNNPPACCNEKTPECDLESNYLINLGPSMGLMGIGALIFLVLNIVMDCDAYSTPIKLWNHCRSYERSSDEEEALNNNKSHSLRVTNLSKRYGKIEVVKEIELTMSKGKCMGILGVNGAGKSTTFRMLTREEAKLKGTIKIDNINIDKNEYIEKLGYCPQNNALNMLLTGRQILTTIALLRGISDDTIVEYLIDIIGIKDIADSPCHQYSGGNKRKLSFAVAIIGFPEFNLLDEPTNGVDPLSRRTFWTFINYIKNKYNTSIILASHSMDECEALCNNINIMKKGEIVEKGSISELKNKAVGFNVKIKLKDCSDEKVEALKERIEEEFGIFDIIDEHLGLLHLLIKPKQKQWAHMFETFDRFKFEKDSLVEHYEISDASLEQIFLATANDGGEKKFRD, encoded by the exons ATGCGCATTGCGGGGATCAAATCATGGGTTCGATGGTCCGCCTGGTTCATCTACAGCATAATTCCAACGATCGTTTCTGTCTTCCTTATTGTTACATTGCTGAAATTCGACTTCTTCCACGTAGGCTATGCACCAatagaattttccaattttatgattttggcTACGTTTTTGATTCTGTACTGTATCACGATTACCATTAAGTGCTTTTTACTAAGTACTTTATTCCATAAAC CTTGTATAGCAATTATGGTAGGAGTAGTTGTGTGGATCTTCAGCTATTTTATACCTAAGTATATAATAGACACGACTTGCAACATTCCTTTCTCTATGCATTTATGCATTATGTTGTTGCCAAACATGGCGTTGCATTATGGATTTTCAGCAATTGCACAGTATGAGATTAGAG AACTAGGAGTGCAATGGTCAAATTGGCATCTACCAGCAGGCGAGTCATCTGAGGAAATTACCATGTTTCAAACCTGCGCAATGCTCGTCTTTGACTCCATAATCTACTTCTTCCTCACTTTGTACCTTGACGCTATAATACCTGGAAAATATGGTATTTCCCAGCCAAAAGATTTTCCtctaaaattcataaaatca TGTTTTACCAGAAGACGAAACATTACGGAAAACGTTGAGTTAGGAGAAGCACTTATCGGAAAGGAAAAATACGCTATTAATTTGCTTGACGTGTCCAAAAAATACGGACAAAGAACAGTGGTTAACGAATTGAATATGACTGTTAACATGAACCAAATCACCGTTCTGCTGGGCCATAATGGCGCTGGAAAATCCACAATAATGAACATTATTACTG GAATCATCGAAAAAACTGAAGGCCGGATGTACATTAACAACAAAGAAATCTGCAAGACTTCCGACATAACCCAATCCATTGGTGTTTGTCCGCAACATAACCTGTTTTTCTGGAACTTGACGGTGTTgcaacatttgatttttttcgctATG gtGAAAGGTGTTAGTTACACTGATGCACaatctgaaataaattatcttCTAAAAACCTTGAATTtgcaagataaaaaatatgagtGTCCGCTCACCCTCTCGGGGGGTATGCAAAGAAAACTCTGTCTGGCGATGGCTGTAATCGGTGATCCTGAC ATTTTAATTCTGGACGAACCGTCATCGGGAATGGATCCGCAATCACGCAGAGAAATGTGGGATTTGTTGCTTCAATGGCGAAAACACAAGACTATACTCATTACTACTCATTTCATGGAAGAAGCGGATGCTCTGGCCGACCAAGTCATCATAATTAACGAGGGTAGAGCGAAGTGTTCGGGAACACCCatgcaattaaaattgaagtatG GCTGTGGAGCAACTGTAACGTTACTGATAGAGGACAATGAAAACGTGGAAGCGACAGCGAAGATAATTGAGAATTCTTCTGGAAATTTAGTATTGAAAAGAATTGATGGAAACGAGATCCAATTCACGATTAAAGAAGGTAGCAATGTGGAATTATTTAAGCATTTGGAAAAATACAAAGAAGCACTGAAGATTGTCAACATATCCTATCGAAATACCAACCTGGAAGACGTCTTCGTAAA CACCATATCGAAAACTGATCAGAACGACATGAGTGATAAAATCAAAGATTTCATCAAGCCAACGCAGAACAAAACGCTATGGCTCATATTAAAATCCCTGTTCTTCAAAAGATGGAACTTCACTTGCTCCCAAATCgtcttttatatattttca GTCATGATGGTGCTTTGGATGATACTAATTTGTGTCGTCTTGGGCCAAAATTATGAGAACTTAAACAAAGGAGGACAGGCCATAAATCTGAGCCTTAGAACGTATAGAAATAGTACTGTGTTTATGCATTCAAATCAAAGGGAAGAACATTTCCAGATCCGAAAGTATTATGATGACATAGTCAAGAATGATGGGAGCATCCTTGTTGAGCACGAAGATGTATTGGGCG caATAATCGATGAAGGAATTCGCAATTTGCCTTGCTACCGACGTCATAGAATTGCAGCGGCAGAGTTCTCCAATATTGGACCCTCCCAGCCAATCGAAGCTGTAGCTTTGTACAACAACCTGGCCATTCACTCTGCCCCGATATCTGTTAACCTCATAACTAACACCATTGCGAAACACCTTTTAGGACAGAACTATTCCATAGCCATCAGTATCCATCCCTTAGAAAATATTCACTCCAAGACTACAAACGAGCTATCGGAGTCCAGAATAGGTCTCCTTTGGTTAATCATAATGCCCACCGGATACCTCTTCTTATTGGGTTCCTTCATCTACTTCCCCTTCATGGAATTGTCCACTAAATTCGCGCGAATTCAGTTTATGTGCGGAGTGTCTCCTGGAGTTTATTGGATTTTCATGTTCACGTTCGACTTGATTCTTTACTTGGGTATTGTCTTGATCACTCTGACACCTATGATCTTATGGAgcccttttcaaaatatgaaagagATTG GTTCGTTATACGTTATCTTGGCTTTTTATGGAATATGCGGAATCCCCTTTTCATATCTTTATAGCAGAAAGAAGACCTTCTCTAGTGCACATGCCCATTTCGTTATTAACAGCCTGGTTAGTGGTATCTTGATCGGTATCATTGTATTCGCTCTCAGAGAATCCGGCAagaaccatttaaaaaaaataggcgATGTGATATGGGATATTTTTATAGTCATATCACCACAGTTTGGCCTCACTTACTGTGGATTCACCTTTTCCATGAAAGTTATCCggaattacaattttaaagtaaTGAGTGACATCAAGCGTCTCAGCGTTTGCAGCAGCAACAACCCCCCCGCCTGTTGTAATGAAAAAACTCCTGAATGTGATCTagaaagtaattatttaatcaatttggGACCATCCATGGGCCTAATGGGGATTGGAGCATTAATCTTCCTTGTGTTGAATATTGTAATGGATTGCGACGCCTATAGCACTCCTATTAAATTGTGGAACCACTGTCGGAGCTACGAGAGATCTTCAGACGAAGAGGAAGCactaaacaataataaatctcACAGTTTGAGAGTGACGAATCTTTCCAAACGTTATGGCAAGATAGAGGTTGTCAAGGAAATCGAGCTCACCATGAGCAAAGGGAAATGTATGGGAATTTTAGGAGTAAATGGGGCGGGCAAATCGACCACCTTCCGAATGCTGACGAGGGAGGAAGCAAAACTCAAAGGAACAATCAAGATCGATAATATCAACATCGATAAAAATGAG tatattgaaaaattgggtTACTGTCCTCAAAACAACGCTCTGAACATGCTCCTCACGGGACGGCAAATCCTGACGACAATCGCCCTCCTAAGAGGAATCTCTGACGATACAATCGTCGAGTACTTGATCGATATAATTG GCATCAAAGATATCGCGGATTCGCCATGCCACCAATACAGCGGGGGCAACAAGCGGAAGCTTAGCTTCGCCGTGGCTATAATAGGCTTTCCTGAGTTCAACCTCTTGGACGAACCAACCAATGGAGTAGATCCACTTTCGAGAAGGACATTCTGGACCTtcattaattatattaaaaataaatataatacgTCAATCATCTTAGCATCGCATAGCATGGATGAATGCGAAGCGTTGTGCAATAA CATCAACATAATGAAGAAAGGAGAAATTGTAGAGAAAGGGTCAATAagcgaattgaaaaataaggcGGTTGGTTTTAATGTGAAGATAAAACTTAAAGACTGCTCTGACGAAAAAGTCGAAGCTCTTAAAGAGAGGATCGAAgaagaatttggaatttttgacATCATAGATGAACATTTG ggGCTATTGCACTTGCTCATTAAGCCTAAGCAGAAACAGTGGGCGCATATGTTCGAGACGTTCGATAGGTTTAAATTCGAAAAAGATTCTTTAGTGGAACACTATGAAATTAGTGATGCTTCACTAGAGCAAATTTTCTTGGCAACTGCCAATGATGGGGGCGAGAAAAAATTTCGCGATTAG